A region of Dioscorea cayenensis subsp. rotundata cultivar TDr96_F1 chromosome 5, TDr96_F1_v2_PseudoChromosome.rev07_lg8_w22 25.fasta, whole genome shotgun sequence DNA encodes the following proteins:
- the LOC120262119 gene encoding fructokinase-2-like — protein sequence MASDLVVSFGEMLIDFVPDVAGVSLAESQGFIKAPGGAPANVAVAITKHGGNSAFIGKFGDDEFGHMLVDILKENSVNVEGVLFDEHARTALAFVTLRSDGEREFMFYRNPSADMLLTEAELNMSLIKNAKIFHYGSISLITEPCRSAHIAAMKAARDAGALLSYDPNVRLPLWPSEQAARKGIMSIWKHADFIKVSDDEVAFLTQGDPYNEDVVLSLWYEGLKLLLVTDGEKGCRYYTKDFKGKVGGYSVKTVDTTGAGDAFVGAFLFAVASVVEGSLFENEEQLRKVLKFANACGAIATTKKGAIPAFPTAPMAVELISTSN from the exons ATGGCATCAGACTTGGTTGTGTCTTTCGGTGAGATGCTCATTGACTTCGTGCCGGACGTCGCCGGAGTTTCATTGGCAGAGTCACAGGGGTTCATCAAAGCCCCCGGAGGAGCTCCGGCCAATGTGGCTGTTGCCATCACTAAGCATGGAGGAAACTCTGCTTTCATTGGCAag TTTGGTGATGATGAGTTTGGACACATGCTCGTTGACATACTGAAGGAAAACTCAGTGAACGTGGAGGGAGTATTGTTTGATGAGCATGCAAGAACAGCGCTTGCGTTTGTGACGCTGCGCAGTGATGGTGAACGTGAGTTCATGTTTTACAGAAACCCAAGTGCTGATATGCTGTTGACTGAGGCTGAGCTTAACATGAGCCTGATCAAGAATGCCAAGATCTTCCATTATGGTTCTATCAGTTTGATCACAGAGCCGTGCCGATCAGCTCACATAGCGGCGATGAAGGCCGCCAGGGATGCCGGAGCTCTTCTCTCTTATGATCCAAATGTCAGGCTTCCTTTGTGGCCTTCTGAACAGGCTGCCCGTAAAGGCATCATGAGTATTTGGAAACATGCTGATTTCATTaaa GTGAGTGATGATGAGGTTGCTTTCTTAACACAAGGAGATCCTTACAATGAAGATGTGGTTCTTTCACTCTGGTATGAAGGTCTTAAGCTGCTTCTTGTTACTGATGGAGAGAAGGGTTGCAGATACTACACTAAG GATTTCAAAGGCAAGGTTGGAGGGTATTCAGTGAAGACAGTGGATACAACTGGAGCTGGTGATGCATTTGTTGGAGCTTTCTTGTTCGCTGTTGCTTCTGTTGTCGAGGGATCTCTCTTCGAG AATGAGGAGCAGTTGAGAAAGGTACTTAAGTTTGCAAATGCATGCGGAGCCATTGCTACAACAAAGAAAGGAGCTATCCCTGCATTCCCAACCGCTCCCATGGCTGTGGAACTCATCTCTACTTCAAACTAG